GATCAGGTTCAGGGCCGCGGCGCACTGCTCGAAGATCTCCAGCCAGTAGGTCCCCGACCGCAGCGTGAGGCAGGTGGCCGTGAGGAAGCACAGCAGACAGGCCAGGCCTGGGCACGGCCCGTCAGGCGTCCCCGGAGCCCCCCCGTGTGCCCGGCACCCCGGCCTGGAGGACACCCTCGGGGGCCGTGCGGCACACAGAGCCCGCCCGTGCTCCCTGGCGCTCAGGGAGGCAGCCCGAGCTGCGGGGACCAGCCCTCGAGTCCCCATGGGGGATGCTCATCTGACGTCCAGCAAGGAGGCCTGGCTGGGCACTCACCTGTCAGCACCTCCTTGGGGACCCTCCTGGGCATGACTCCCAGGTCCAGGAGCGGCGTGATGATGCTTTCCATGTTTCCGAACATGGACGACAAGCCCAGGCTGAAGAGCATCGCAAAGAAGAGCACGGCCCAGACCGGCGCGCCGGGCATGTGGAGCACAGCCTCCGTGAAGACAATGAAGGCCAGGCCCGTGCCCGAGGCACTCTGCAACACAGCGCACGTGGGCCAGCACGCCCCCGGGACACACGCGTGTGCCAGCACCCCCCCGGGACACACGCGTGTGCCAGCACGCCCCCGGGACACACGCGTGGGCCAGCACGCCCCCGGGACACACGCGTGTGTCAGCACACCCCCGGGACACACGCGTGTGCCAGCACGCCCCCGGGACACACGCGTGGGCCAGCATGCCCCTGGGACACACACGTGTGTCAGCACACCCCCGGGACACACGCGTGGGCCAGCATGCCCCTGGGACACACGCGTGTGCCAGCACGCCCCCGGGACACACGGGCCAGCACATCCCCCTGGGACACACGTGTGTGCCAGCACGCCCCCGGGACACACGTGTGTGCCAGCACGCCCCCCCCGGGACACACGCATGTGCCAGCATGACCCCAGGACACATGCGTGTGCCAGCATGCCCCCGGGACACACTCACGGGCCAGCACATTCCCCCCGGGACACACTCACGGGCCAGCACATTCCCCCCGGGACACACGCGTGTGCCAGCACGCCCCCGGGACACACGCGTGGGCCAGCATGCCCCCGGGACACACGCGTGTGCCAGCACGCCCCCGGGACACACGCGTGTGCCAGCACGCCCCCGGGACACACGCGTGTGCCAGCACCCCCCCGGGACACACGCGTGTGCCAGCACGCCCCCGGGACACACGCGTGGGCCAGCATGCCCCTGGGACACACGCATGTGCCAGCACGCCCCCGGGACACACGGGCCAGCACATCCCCCCGGGACACACGTGTGTGCCAGCACGCCCCCCCCGGGACACACGCATGTGCCAGCATGACCCCAGGACACGTGTGTGCCAGCACGCCCCCGGGACACACTCACGGGCCAGCACATTCCCCCCGGGACACACTCACGGGCCAGCACATTCCCCCCGGGACACACTCGTGGGCCAGCACGCCCCCCGGGACAAGGGGGGGGCCAGCATGCCCCCCGGGACACACGTGTGCCAGCACCCCAGCCCAGCCAGGACACGTGTGCACCAGCATGCCCCCCCCACTGGGACACACGCATGCCAGCAGGGGCCATGCCAGGACGCACACCTGCCCTCATGCTCCCTGCTGGAAGGCCAGGGCGCCCTCCTGGGTCAGGCAGAGGTGACCCTGCCCTGTTTGGGCCGTGTCACCACATACAAATCACCCTCGGTGGGGGATGCgtggccctgggcctggggctcAGGAGCCCATTCAACAGCTGCCCACAGGGGCCTGCCCGCCTCCAGCCGCTGTCCCCGGCCCACGTCGGCCGGCCTTGGCCTGGCTCCAGGGCTGTGCTCCCGCCCCTCTCCCTGGGCTCTGGGCAGCGCCAAGGCCCGCTCTCCCTGCCCGGACCCCGCCTGCAGAGCAGAGCCTGTCAGAGGTGCTGCGTTTAGGCCCCAGGGCTCACCCCGACCCCCAGCCACCTGCAGCCCCGCCGTGGCCCCTGCGTACCTTGTCCAGGAAGTCCTCCAGGCGGCAGGCCTCCAGGGGGAGCCCGGCCACCCGTGCCGGCTGTGAGGCGTTCAGATGCGCCAGGGCCGCAGTGTAGGTGTCCCTGGACACGCTCTGCTCGGGCAGGTCGAAGGCGTTGATCAGGTGGAGGATGTTTCTGCAGGGGCGGGGAGGCTGGGTGAGCGGCCCCGGAGGGGCGGGCTCTGGGGGGCGCCTGGGGTCTCGTGCACACGTGGGGGACACAGGCTGTCTGGCCCCTAGGCCCAGGGTACAAACAGGCCATGCATCCTCCTGCCCCCTGGCCTGTGGGCTCCGATCTCCCCAGCAGGGGTGGTCTCAAGCTCCTCACACCTCCACGTCCGTCTCAGGGCTCACGGCTCAGATGCCGTGGGGGCGTCTGTGTTGGccgattctgtttgctagaacgTGCTTGTCTCCTCACCCCGCAGAGTCCCAAAGCCTTTTGCAAAGGTGTCTGGGGTGGCCGACGAGCCTGTTCCTGCCAGGCCCGGGGCGCTCTGCCCCCAGGGCCATGGACGAGCCCAGAGGCTGGCTAGGGCCGTGGCTTTCTTGAGTGTGTGCATTCCGTCTGTGATTTTGCTGTGTCGGCGCTGTCTAGTGACCCCGGCACAGCGAGAAGGCGGTGACGCCGCCCGAGGTGCGGCCGTGGGGGAGCCCCGTGGTGGCCGCTCTGCGGTTTTGTTCCCTGGGTGTCTGGGGGGAGCGGCGGGAAGAGTTGTCCCTTGGGGGTACGCTGCTCCCCGGGTGCGGCCACTGCGGCCTCTGGGGGTGCCCCAGCCACGCACGTGCTCTGCTGTGCCTGGGGTGTGGGCGGCTGCCCTTCCTCACCCGTGTGGCCGGCGGGGTCATGGCAGGCACCCCCCTGTGCCTCGCCGACACTGCCGACGAGGCCGTCGTCCACGAGCTGCCCTGGACCTCCAGCAGCAGGCGGAGGGCGGGCTTGTGCCCCTCTGGTGGGTCCCACGCGGGAACCTGCGTCGGGAGGCCACCGGGCCATCCGTCCCACTCAGTGACTTCCCCCGTGGGGCCGTCCTCACTGGGCCGGCTCCTGGACTGTGGTGAGAAATGACCGCGGCCTGGGCGACTGGAAGCTGCAGGACGTGTCACCTCCTAGCCCTGGAGCAGTGAGTCCAGGACGAGgcgtgggcagggctggggtccCCCGCGGCCCAGGGGAAGGGCCCCGGCTGTGCCTGCGCTTGCGGCTGCCTCCTCCGTTTCTGCGTGTGCCCCCCCTCCCGTCAGGATACCGGCTGTCAGACGGGGGCCCACCCTGTCCATAACTCCCTCATCAGAACCTGTCTTCCCGGCCAAGACCCAACCTCCAGCTCTGGTCCCGCCGCAGTTCCAGGCggaccgcccccctccccacgcCTCAGCGCCGGAGGGCCCCTGCTCACCGGTCCAGGCACTGCCCGTGGTCACTGGCTGCCTTAAACCCCAAGACAGAAAAGACGGCGATGGACGCGTAGAGGGACGTCATGCTGTTCACCAGCGCGATGCTCACCGCGTCCCGCCTGCAGTTGTTCCTGGACAGTCGCACGTGGCCTTAGGGCCCCGGGGAGGCCTGGGGCAGGGCGCCCCTCCCGGGTCTGGCGCCTCTCAGATCCCTCCCCACAACCCCCGCCCGGGACCCCAGCTCAAGGCTGCTGCTGGCGCCAACCCTCAGGGCCCCTCTCCTCTGTGGCCTCGGGCGGGAGTGAGCTGGGGGCCCTGGGTGTGGGTGCCTGGTCTCCAGATGAGACTGCCGTGCAAGAGCGGAGGCGGAAGCTCAGcaggcccccgccccccgcgcacCCACGTGCCCCCACGGACCCGCACGCCCGCTGCCCCAGGGACCCGCGCACCCGCTGCCCCACGGACCCACGCTCCCGCTGCCCCCACGGACCCGCGCGCCTGCTGCCCCCGCCCCCTGCGTGCCCACTGTCCCCGCGGACCCGCGTGCCCGCTGCCCCCACGGACCCGCGCGcctgctgcccccgccccccgcgctcCCGCTGCCCCCACGGACCCGCGCGCCTGCTGCCCCCACGGACCCGCGCGCCCGCTGCCCCCGTCCCCCGCGCTCCcactgcccccgccccccgcgcgcCCACGGGCCCCCACGGACCCGCGCGCCCGCTGTCCCCACGGACCCGCGCGCCCGCTGCCCCCACGGGCCCGCGCGCCCCGCTGCCCCACGGACCCGCGCGTccgctgcccccgccccccgcgcgcccacgcgcccccgccccccgcgtgCCCGCTGCCCCCATGGACCCGTGCGGGGGCTGCCCCCACGGACCTGCGCGCCCACTGTCCCCGCCCCCCGCGCGCCCGCTGCCCCCGCCCCCTGCGCGCCCGCTGTCCCCGCGGACCCGCGCGCCCGCTGCCCCCACGGACCTCCGCGCCCGCTGCGCCCGCTGCCCCCACGGACCCTCGCGcctgctgcccccgccccccgcgtGCCCGCTGCCCCCGTGGACCCGTGTGGGGGCTGCCCCCACGGACCTGCGCGCCCGCTGCCCCCACGGACACGCGCACCCACGGGCCCCCGCGGACCTGCGCGcccgctgcccccgccccccgcgcgcCCACGGGCCCCCGCGGACCCGCGCGGCAGCTGCTGTCAGCACATCATCACTCATGCCGTGCGTTTATGACCCGCGGTCGCGCTTGGGCGGCGTGGGGCAGCGGGCGCCCGGGCGTCTGTTCTCGGTGCCTGGGAGGCTGACACGGGCTGCATTTCTGCTTTTACGGCCACGTGAGTCACACGGGCAGCCCCCGGTTATGGCCTTGTTCTGGCCCTGATGACCCCAGTTCCCTTCCGGCAGCTGCTCTGGAACTTGCTGCAAGCTGCTTCAGAGTGCTGCAGCCTCCCAGCCCTCGGGGTGACTCAGTGATTGCTGGAACCCCGAGAGCTTGTGCTTATCAGAGGCTCGCACCGGTTGACCCCGCGTTCCAGGAAGGATGTCACAGCAAGCTGCTTGGCGTGCCCTCAACAGCGCGGCCCCTGGCCGCAGCCCCAGCCTACCTGGGCGGGTTGTAGCTGGCGAAAGCAATGTGTCCTCCGAAGGCCAGGGACAGCGAGAAGAATATCTGGGTGGCCGCGTCCAGCCACACCCGGGGGTTCTGCAGGACCCGCAGCTGGAGGGGGACGGGGACCCGTGGTCCACAGACAGGCCCCCCAGCCCGGTGCCTCCTGGTCCAGACCGTGCCCAGCGTCCCCGGGACGCTCCCACGAGCCGTGTGCCCACCCAGGCTCCGAGACAGCTTGGGACCACGCATGAGGAGCGTGCGCACTGACACGGCCAGTCTGGGCTCCCCGCTTTTGACGCGGAATGCCCCCTGGGCCCATCCACAGGAGGACGGCCCTCTCAGGGCTGGGAGTCAGATCCGAGGGGTGTTCAGCTCCCTGCAGGCTGGGGGCTTTGCGGACTCTTGGCcgggcggggccccctgcacacAGGCCTGGTGTTCCCGCTGGGGACCCACAGACCCCACCACGCACCCACCAGGGGGCCTGGCCTGGGAGACGGGGGCTGAGCTGTGCAGCCCCTGGCGCTGCAGAGGCTGTGGAATGGCCCCGTGGTCCTCTCCTGGCGGGCTCGTGTTCCTGGACAAGCCCCTCAGAGATGTGGGGTCTGGGACCCTGCGGGGGACACCAAGGTCCCCAGCAGGCCTCTCCCCCGCACCCCCATTTCACACGCCCCCACATCCCAGGCCTCATTCTTCTCTGCTCCCCACCCTCCGAACCTGACCCCTGAGATGCCGGGCCGCCCCGCCCTGTGGCCGTCTCTCTGCTCCCGTGGCTGAGGGGgccccagcttgtgtttcctgagCCTGGGCCTGTGCGGGAGCTCGGGTGTGGGGCCCACTTACGTCAGGGGTGAACAGGTAGGTCAGCCCTTGCATCGCTCCGGGCAGCGTGAGCCCTCTGACCAGGAAGACCGTGAGGACCAGATAAGGGAACAGGGCCGTGAAATAAGCCGCCTGAAAAAGGCCGGTCGTTAGCCTCCTCTGCACCCACTCGAGTCAGCGGGGCACGGCAGCGGCCTCCGGCCACTGCGGGGTCGTGGGGTCTGACTGGAGACGGCGGGCTGCAGGCCCCAGTCACGCTTGGGGGTTGGGCTGCCCTGAGGCTCACACGTGGGTTCTGCCGCGGTGGGCAGTGGCCTCTCTCTGGTCCGCAGGCCCCTCCTCCTTCTACCCTGAGGCCCCAGAGGGCCTCTGCATGGGGTCCATGGGGCGCACACCTGCCCACACGTTCTCCCCCAGCAGGACCAGTCCCCAGTTCTTTCAGGGCTGGGGAAGGGTCTGCACACATGGCGTCTGCCAAACATTCAATCGGCAAATGGggccccttccctcctgagccccggACCCCAAAGCAGGCACGGTGGGGCCACCCGGGGCATCTTCAGGGACGTTCGTGCAGGACTATTTGGGTTTCTGGCTGGTTGGTTGGGTCTGAAATTCCAGTCCCCTCGAGCTTGGAGCCCCTTGCCTGAGAGTGATTATCACCCTCACACGTTAACCAAAATAAAGTGCAGGAGCTCACACACACTCAGACCTGCAGACCTCCACAGCCACCGTCGGGAGGCCCCACAGGAACGCACGGCGTATAGTCACAGTTGTTGAAATCACGCCAAACGTAAAAAGTACCGGACTTATCCAAGCCTGGGAGGAAGAGGGGTGGGAAGCTGGAGCTGGGTGCAGTTTGAAAGGCGAACTTGGGAGGCACAGACTCAGGCCCCCCTGGTCCTTTCTGTGTGGAAACGAGGTGACTCTCAGTACTTTTTCTCATTGCCTCAGTCTCTTTAAAAGATAATGCAGGGTTTAAAACAAAACTGCTGAGAATGCGGGCGTTCCCTAGGCTGAGATTCACCTCGCTCagtgccagggcctgggttcagtccctgatcggggacctaagatcccacaggctgagtggtgtggccaagaaaaaaaaagtgctgagGCTGCACTTGCTGTTTATGACACTGTAGTAAAAGGTACGATGACAGCGTGGTCACTGAGGGGAGAAGGGCGATGCCGAGGGATTCCGCTGTGGCCTGGCGCAGCGTTGCTGGGAGACAGCATGGGCTGCAGCCCCAAATCCAACCACCGAGTTACAGCCACCGAGCAAAGGACGTCGAGCGGCATCCAGAACAGCTCAGAGAGAGAGTGGAGCGGGAACAAAGAGCAGAGGGGACGAGCAGAAAATGAATGCAGGGTGACGGGCCGCACCCAGCCCTGTCGCCAGCACGGTCAGTGTCAATGCTCCAACCACCCCAAAGGAGAAAGACAGGGACCGTCACACTGGGTGAAAAGCAAGGCCCAGCTGCGTGCTGTCCACCAGAATCACACTTTAAACACTAAGACCcaaacagacagaaagaaaaagagctgggaaaaaagttaatttagtcaaagaagctgaaatgGCTGTTCTAACATCAGAGAGGATTTCAGAGCAGACTGTCCCCGAGCCGAGGAGGTTCACCTCACGGTGAGAGGAGCCCAGCTCTCCAGGGACACGGACGGAACCCCTGAGCCCCAGAGGCCGAGGAGTTGGAAGTGAGGAGGGGCCCTCGGGGGCCGGGGGTTCTGGGGCAGGGCTGCCGCAGGCTCACCTTCCCGGTGGTCTCGATGCCCCTGATGACGCACAGGTACACGACGGCCCAGGAGACCGCCAGGCAGAGCAGCAGCCGCCACTGGACCGGGCCGCTGTCGCTGATGTCGGCCGAGACGTTCAGGGTCCGCCGGTACCAGAAGTAGCTCACGGGGCTGCTGTCCCGGCACTCCTGCACGAGGCCTGGACCCAGCAGGGCCCGCACAGGTGGGCCACGGGCCACAGGGACCTGGCAGGACCCCGCCACCCTGGGAGTGGGCCCGGGGGGCTGGCTGCCGGGGGCCTCTGCAGCTGCCCAGCCTGTCTGGCAGGTGCCTAGCACGAGCTGGCACAGGGCGCCCTCGGGGACAGAGGCCCACCCGGGGTCACGAGCACACGTGGAAACGGTGAGCACTCCCCACGCCTGAGGCCCCTGCAGAGGGCGTGCACCCTGGGCTGGAGAGGGGTCCCCCTGAAGACCTACTTCAGGGGGGTGAGCAGCCCGGCCCGCGCGCTTTTCATCACCAGGTGTGTGAGCAGCTGCAAGGGCCTGGGTGCCACTTGGTGAGGGGGCCCCAGGGTCCACAGCAGATGGGCAAGCACGGGGTAGCAGGACCCAGCTCCGGGGAGCCGGCTACACTGGGCGTCTCTCCCGACAGCAGTACCTGTGCGGTTGAGGTCGAGCGGGCAGGCGCTCCAAGGCAGCGGGTGCTGGAAGGAGTTGAGGAGGTACCAGAGCACCCAGGTCAGGACCGTGTTGTAGTACAGGCTGACCAGGAAGGACACGGTGAAGCAGCCCAGCCCTGTGGGCACCGGGCACGGTCAGCGCCTCCCTGGGCAGCCCGATGGACCCCCTCGCGCCCGGCCCGTGTCTCTGCTCCCCGCATCAGGCTGAGGCCCCTGCTGCCCGCCCGCTCCGGCACCCTCCTGGCTGGGCCTCAGCGGCCGGTCTGCCAGCCTCGGTCCGCTTGTAGGTGGGCCTTCGGGCAGCCCGAAGCCACCAGGCGGGCCACAGGCCTGCCAGCAACACTGGGGCCGTCTGCGGCAGAGCCCACCTCACGGGCTCTCAGGGAACCAGGGCTGCCCTCTGCCCAGTCTCCCCAGGTGCCACGAGGTCCCAGGTCGCGTGCGCTCAGGGCCCCGCGTGCACAGACTGGGCACCATGGGCCAGCAAGCTGCTGCTCTGGGGCGGACCCCTGGCTCCGCCGTCACACTTGATTCCTGCCTTGGGGACCTGCGTGCCTGGGACCCCTGCACCTTCCGTTCCGAACCGCCGGGCGTGCACTGGCGTGACAAGCGAACACCCAGCAAACACGCGTCGCACGCGTagacacagccctgcccccagcccacagAGCAGCCGCAGGCGGGGAGCACGGGGGGCACATACCCACACCACCCAGGTAGGGTGAGATGGCTGTCCACACCCCGACGCTGCCCCTGCGCAGGCGCTGGCCGATGGCGAGCTCAATGTGGAACAGCGGGATGCCCTCGCAGGCCAGGGCAACGATGTAGGGGATGAGGAAGGCACCTGCAGAGACGCGGCTGTCAGtgggccctgccctctgcccgGCCCAGCCTTGGCAAAGGTGACACAGGGCGCTGGCGGGGATGAGGAGAAGCGCTCGTGGCCGCCAAGGGAGACGGCCCTGGCGTCGGGGATGTGCTTGCTAAAGCCGTGGTCCCCCACCCTCTGGGGCTGTGTGTCCCCCACCCTCCGGGGCTGCGTGGGGTTCCCACTGACACATGGGCTGAGGTGCTTTCTCACTGGGGCCCTGACACCCCTGGTTCCCAGGCTCCTGGGACGGGGAGCTGGTCTGCTCACAGTAAGGCCTTGCAGGAGGTGGTCACCGGAGGTCCCCCAAGCTGCGCCCTGGGTTAGGGCCGGAAGCTCCTCCCGACCCTTCACCCCTGCTCAGATGCTAGGATGCTCACAGCAGGATGGGCCTGGGTGCCGGGCCCCTCGGACAGAGCTGCCTCTCGGCAAGAACCCAAGGGCAGGCAGAGAGACACAGCGGCTCCCTTCTGCACCACATGGATGGCGCGGGTCCCGGCAGGTGGCGGGGGGCCGGGCGTCCCTGAGCCCGCAGGCCTGCTGGGGAGACACAGGTCCCCGCAGGACGCTCCCACAGTGTTGGGAGGGAGACTGGGTGCCCAGAGGCGGAATCGGCCCTGTGTGTGCCGTGGGGGTCTCGGCCGCGCATCCTCTGTCCAGACCCTGGAAACCCGCCTGCCCTGGGCCGGCGCATGTGGCTGCTTCAGCGCTGCCTGGCTGCCCGCAGCTGCTGCCCGCACGGGCCCAGGGGACGCCGGGGAGCAGCACAGACCATCAGGCCCCGCCCAGCAGCACGGGCTGCTGTGGGCACAGCTCTCCCCACCATCCACGGGGAGCTTGGGTTCAGCTTCCAAGAGCCACTCCCAGGAACCAAGGCCCCGCGCTCTTCACCAGCACAGCCTCGTGATGGCTTTTTCTACCACTGTCCGAAGTGTGGACACAGGGTCACAGCCCTGGGGGAGCCAGTGGCCACAGAGCTCTTGGGCCACGTGGGCCTGACGGGACCCCGGGGCCAGCATGTGGGCAGACGGCGCATCTCAGTATCTCCCGTGTAGCAGCAAGATGGCAGAGTGCGTTAGAGAGTCAAGCTCCAGGTGGAGGCCCCAGAGGCCCCAGGACGGCCTCCCAGGGGCGGGAGGGCCCCTGCGGGCAGGGCTTGCAGCAGGGGCTGTGGCCAGAAGTCACCAGGGACCCGGGGTCCAGGTCGAGGATGGAGGCGCCCTCCTGAGGCACGCCCGGGCCCCAGGACACACACCTTTCGGCATGGTGAAGGCAGGCCTGGAACAGCCGCACGCCCAGGGCCCGAGCCCCACATGTTTGAGCCAGCATCTGGTAAGGGTGAGCCCTCCAGGCTGACTGACCCTTGGCCCCCTTCCCCCGTCCCTACCCGGTCTGAGGGGGAGGCCCCAGCTGGACGGGGTCCAGGTGGAGGCCTTAGGGGCCGGCTGAAGGCAGCGTGAGAGGGTCTGGCTCCAGGGGAGGTCTGGGGAGGGGGGacgggcagggaggggagggacagGGGGCCTGGCCTGTGGCTGAGTCTCCCAGCTCTGGGGAGAGAAGGACAGGAGACACTTCTGTGACCCGGTGCTGAGCAGCATCCAGCCTGTGCGCCAGGCTCATTTCAGCCCCAACACGACCCCCGTGGGGACAGGGGCCCGGATCACAGGCTCGGCTGGGGTGCTGGGGGCCGGGCTCAGGGGCTCTGCGTCTGGGGGGGCACTCGCGCCCTCATGCTAACTCCAGGAGGAGCCGGTGGGGGTGGCACGGGGCAGGCTTGTTTCTGCTGGACTGCAAGCAGGAGGAGAGCTGTTGCCCGGATCCGAGACGACGCGCTGAACTGAGAGGAGTGTGTCTGGTCCTGTCCTGGCTCGGCCTCCGAGCTCCCTCGGCGTGTCGGGGGGCCGGGCAAGGGGCACAGCTTGACGTCCTGCAACCTCAGCCAGTTGGCCCTGCAGGTTGGGAGCTGGAGGGGCAGGGTGACCCCACGCCTGGGACTCCCAGACCGAGAGTCACCAGCCAGCAGCCCAGGGTCCCGTCAAGGGTGCCTGCCTGGCGGAGGCACAGGAGGGGCCCTGCTGGGGGGCCCCGCCTCTGCGCTGCCCCCGGACGGCATTCCTGGGTCGCACCCTTCATGGTGAACCTGTAGACCTGAGTGTTTTCCCGAGCCGTTCCAGCAAGTCGCTGAGTCTTAAGAGGGCTTGTGGGACCCCTTGAATTGGTAAAGAATCGGAAGAAGCCGCGGTGCCCTGGGGACCTGCTACTCCAGATTGGCACCTGAGGTGGGGGGGCGTCCTGTGGGGCCGCCCTTAGCCTGTGCAGGCAGGGTGGGGTTAGGTTCTGGGGCACCCAGTCGGCGTCCACTGAGAACCAGAGCCCCGGTCAGTGTGGGGAAACCCTCGCACGTTCGGTGCTCCAGCCCTGAGAGCGGAAGGCCACAGCGGAGCCGGTGACAAGGAGCACACAGTCATCGGATGGCCAGCCGCTGTGTACCGCCCCCTGTGGGCGGGTCTGGGCAGAGCCTGGGGGGTGCTGGGCGTGGCAGCACCGAATGGCCCAGTAAGAAAAGATGCCTCTGGTCAGAACAGCGGCAAGGGCTGGTGGGCTGTGATCTTGAGGAAAGAGCCGCAggaggatggagggagagggGCACACGGGGTAGGGAGGGACCTGCTTCCCAAGCCCGTGGAGCCCGCAGGGGCCAGGCCTGACACCCCACTGGACCCCCGGCCCGACCCCTGGCCGGCGCGCCGCGGCTGCAGTCCGTGCGGGAAGGCGGCAGCGGAGCTTAAAGGAAGAGCCGAGAGGCTCGCTCTGCTGGACCCGGGGCTCCACACTAAACCGGAGCCCACAGACCTCCAGGGCAGCGCGGGAACCGGCGCCTCTGCAGCTCCCTGGGGGACCCCCGGCCACAGCCTGGGTGGGAGCCCTGCGCTCAGCAGCCGGGTCAGCACCGGGCACTGTGCTTCCGCCGCCTCTGCTCGTTGCGGAGTGGAGTGTACGTGATGCCCCAGACGGCCCGGCGTCCACGTCTGCTCAGCTCTGCAATGACGCTGCCTCCCTCCACGACGTGGAGGCGCAGTCCTGACGAGTGCGAACCAGGCGATGCCCTGTCTGCGTGTCACCTCCGCCTGCGTGTCTCAGGGTCTCCAGAGGTGGTCAGAGCAGACGGAGAAGGGCCTCTCGCCGCGTGAGAAGCTTGTTTCGTGGCATTTGGTCGAGAGCTTCCAGCCCGGGAAAGCTGGCTCCTGGCCCCTACAGGCGTGTCTCAGAGCCCCGGGCACGGCGGGTGGCGCCCGCAGCCTCGCTGTCTGGATG
The sequence above is drawn from the Capricornis sumatraensis isolate serow.1 chromosome 18, serow.2, whole genome shotgun sequence genome and encodes:
- the SLC6A18 gene encoding inactive sodium-dependent neutral amino acid transporter B(0)AT3, which gives rise to MAGTPGPNPPADGGGEARPAWDSKLQYLLSCVGFAVGLGNLWRFPYLCQTYGGGAFLIPYIVALACEGIPLFHIELAIGQRLRRGSVGVWTAISPYLGGVGLGCFTVSFLVSLYYNTVLTWVLWYLLNSFQHPLPWSACPLDLNRTGLVQECRDSSPVSYFWYRRTLNVSADISDSGPVQWRLLLCLAVSWAVVYLCVIRGIETTGKAAYFTALFPYLVLTVFLVRGLTLPGAMQGLTYLFTPDLRVLQNPRVWLDAATQIFFSLSLAFGGHIAFASYNPPRNNCRRDAVSIALVNSMTSLYASIAVFSVLGFKAASDHGQCLDRNILHLINAFDLPEQSVSRDTYTAALAHLNASQPARVAGLPLEACRLEDFLDKSASGTGLAFIVFTEAVLHMPGAPVWAVLFFAMLFSLGLSSMFGNMESIITPLLDLGVMPRRVPKEVLTGLACLLCFLTATCLTLRSGTYWLEIFEQCAAALNLILLAFCEVIGVVYVYGMKRFCDDVAWMTGRRPGVYWRATWKVVSPLLLLAIFAAYIALLASSPPHYKAWNPRYERFPSRQEKPYPGWVLAACALLSFLPTLWVPVVALGQLLARCREKTRDPPQD